The DNA region ATGCTTTCTTGGTTTTTGATAATAAGAGAAACATTTCTATAAAGTCCAGCACCAGGATACCAGCGTGAAGAAAGGCCTCTGTTTTGAAGATGAACAGCTAAAGTGTTTTCTTGGTTTGAAAGGAGTTCATCAGTAATATCGAAGTAGAAATAACTATAGCCATATCCCCATTCTCCTACTTTTTCACCATTTAAAAAGATTTTAGGTTCGCTCATTGCGCCTTCAAACAGGAGCAATACTTTTTGGTTTTTATGAAGCTTAGGAATATCAAAATGGGTTCTATACCAAGCTTCTCCTATATAGGGTAATGCGCCTGTTCTTCCTGTTTTCTCTGAGGCTTTCTCCTCACCATTTTGTATGATGGCCACCGTTTGTTTGTCAATTTCCTTATCGAATGGACCATAAATGGCCCAATCGTGAGGAACTTGAACAGTTTCCCAATCTGAATCATTGAAATCAATTTGATAGGCTGATTTTTCTGGTCCTTTTTGAAACTTCCAATTCGTTTTTAATTCCTTCACTTCTCTTACTTGAGCTATGGAAATCACAGGAAGGATAAGAGTATACAGGAGTAGGGCGCATGTGCGGATACAGTTCATGATTTCGGAGATTATATACTGGAGTAAAAATAGTATAAATCCGATTAGCTCTTTTAATGAGCAATTAATAATTTGCCTTTTATTTCTTTATCATCTAATAAAATAGAAAAGAATAGAAGCCCTGACGACCATGGAGCACTATTGATTTCAAAATAATTCTCTCTGCTTTGACTTTGATAAATCAATTGGCCATTGAAATTATAAATATGTAATTGGGCAGTATTAAAATCGGGATTGTCAAAATATATATTGGCTTCTGAATGAATAGGTTGGGGTCTTATTTGGTAACCCTCCTCATTTTTGTTAACCAATGTGATAGAGATCACTTCAGAAAAAGAGCTGGTTCCGAGTTCTAGCTTATAATAGTTTTTTTGGTTTTTTAGAGGATTCAAATCAACAAAACTATAGGGTTGAGGAGTATCTGCATCTCCGCAAACACCTTCTATTCGTCCTATAGGCGAGAAGTAAAGAGAGTCGGACGAGTGAGTTATCGTAATTCCATTACAGGTGCTTCCTTTGGAGATGGCCCATTTAAGTAATACTTCATCTTGATTTTCAGTAGCCTCAAAGTAATCCAATTCGGTTCTTTGAGCCAATAAAATATTGGATATCAGAGTTAAGCCTAATATTATACTTAGCGAAAGATGATATGGTATTCTTTGAGGAAGCATGATTTATTTATTCCATTTCCTTTTTAGACGCATGAAACTTCGAAATCTAACATCATACCAATATTAAAATGAAATAAGGGTTATAATTTCATTTATTTTACCATAGCTAAGGCTATGTAAAAATATTTCGTCTTGATAAATCTTAAATACTCTAAAATTATTTAACGCTAACATCATCTCAAAATTGGTATCACAAAGATATAAATTTAAGATTTTACTCTCATGAATTTAAAGGCTTTGAACATGTAGTTAGGTAGTGGTTTTTCGCCTCTCTTTTTTAAGTTCAAATACCAGCCTATTTTTTTGATCAGCGGTATCTTATGTGTTTCCACAAATTCAATCAAAGTTCCTTCGGGAGCTTGTATATAAGAGAAATTTCCTGCGGCTTCACCCATATCGAATGAATCCATGGCTTTCGCGCTATCAACGGTAAAAGGAAATCCTTTTTGCTTTACCTCCTCACGAAGTTCATCCATGCCATTAATATCGAAGCAAAGATGAATAAAGCCTGGATCACCCCAGATTCTGCCATCAAAAACACCCTTTGGTTCTCTATCTTTTACTTCAACTAATTCTATTTGTGAAGGCCCTAAAAGGGGAGAAAAACTACCATTACGATTTTGGGGATGTGCGAGTATAATTCGTCGGGATGAATTCTTTGAACCAGGAACCCCTTGCCAATCTTCAAATAACCCATTACCATCAAATATGACCTCAGTATAGTTTAAAATATCGCGATATACATTCAGGCTATCGTCTATGTTTTTGGTACCAATTACAACTCCGAAAATACCACCATTCACTTTCCCATCTTTCTGAAATAAATGTGAATCCTCTACTATTTCCCAAAGATTATTATAGTCATCTTTTATATAGAAATGGCGAGCGCCAGTAGGTGATTTAGAAATATCAGTAATCAGTTTTATGTTTTGTTCTTTATATTTCTGGTAGGTCTCTCCAAGGTTTGATGACTTTAGTTTACCCACACAAATCCCTAAATCGCCTAATTGAATTTCGAAAGTTTGAGGACTGGGCTTTTTGCCGGTATGCTGCCAAATTTCGAACCCCCCTCCACCTTGCATATTGAGTGCTAAGATGGCATGACGCTCGCGGGTTTTGTTTTGGGTATGAGGAAGCATAAGTTCTGCAATAGCTGCTTCTTCAAACATTTTAATATCCATTCCGAATTTTTCCCGATACCAACGGAAACCCTCTTGAACATTCAATACTCCCACTCCTAACTGTTGAATTCCGTTGATTCTTTTTGACATATAATCTATTTCTTCAAGGTGTTAATTGTCGTTTATTTGTTTAAAATTCTAAGTCTACATCGGTTTTATACTTCGGGCTAGTTTAAAAGCTAGACCTGGTAAAAACCTTTTTATTTTAAGCATGTTCAGCTCTTTTCCCCCAACAGGAATCTCATATTTTTCTTTTCTAATCCCTTTTATAATTTGTTTAGCTGCTTTTTCGGGGCTAATACCATTGGCTTGACCATCATCCATCTTCCCATGCTCTTTACCTTCTTTGTTGAGTGCAAATTTGGAAATATTGGTTTGTATTCTTCCACCCATTATCATCGATATTCGAATGCCTTTGTCATAGTTTTCAGCCAGAATACTTTCGAAGAAGCCGTGCAAAGCATGTTTTGAAGCAGAATAGGCAGAGCGATAAGGAAAGCCAAATTTACCGACTAAACTTGATGCTACAGCCATTTGTCCTCCTCCATTTTTTATCATATGTGGAAGTATTGCTTTTGCCAAGGTAATGACACCAAAAAAATTCACTTCCATTATTTTCCGGTCGTTTTCAATGGGTGTTTCCACGGTTAATGATCGTTGACTTATTCCTGCGAACTGATATAAACCATGAATGACTTCTCCTTCAGAAATAATCTGTTGAGCACTTTGGAGAATTTGTTCTTGGTCAGACATGTCTAAACTAAGCATCCGAACTTTACTGCCATTATTTTCAATTTCTTGAGCAGTTTCTTTTAATCCTTTTAGATCTCGGTCTGAAATGATGATTTTTAAACCTCTGTTAGATAGAGCAATAGCTGTTGCTTTGCCCATGCCTGAACTAGCACCCGTTATCCAGATGGTTTTATTTTTGAAATCCATGTTTTATCCGTTTCGTCATTGCAAGTTGAAAATACTTCGATATTAGAAACAGAAATGAATTCCTAAATTGATTTTCGTATTCCCTAGTGCCTTATTAGCTCTCGAAAATAGTCTTTTTTTTGACAGAAATGATTGAAGAAATGTCAAGATATCATAAACTAATTCACAGTGCAAAATTCATAATAAGGATGGTGGTTTTTAGTAAAATGATGACAAAAAAGTAGGGATAGCTTATTAAAACCATCCCTACTATGCTAAATCAATTTATTAACTCTATCCTTATAATTATCTTTTAATCAATTTTTCTGTATACTCTTTATTATCAGTTGCTATTTTAATAAAATAGACTCCATCAGTTAGCTCATTAATCTTCAATGGAGTGGTCATGGTATTGCAATCACTTTTCCTTATCATTAATTGACCAGTATTATTATAAACCTTTATAGAATTGATGGCTTCATCTGATTTTATGGAAACTACATCGGTTGCTGGGTTTGGAAGAAGAAGGATGGAATTAGATTCTACATCGTTAATGCCAGTGATTAAACTACAATCTATAGAAGTTCCATTATAAATCTTCTTAGTTAAGTTATCTTGCACAAAGGCTATAATAGTACAGTGTTCAAAGTCTAAGATATCATCTAAAGTTAAATAGAATTCATATTCATTTTCGCCAACAGCAGTAAAGTCGAGTTCCGTACCATTTTCATCCGGGAACATGGTTCTTTCTACAAAGTTTAACTCTGGGTTTCCTTGCCATTCTTCGGGAATGTGGTTTTCTACTAATACCAAATGTAAACGCATATGATCAGAGTTTACCGGCCCAAAGTTTTTAATGTTTGCACTTCCATTTACGGTGTTTGCCATCATATCAACTTGAAGATTGTTTAGGCTGATTTCCACGGGTGTTTCTTGACTTGAATAAGAGTTAATGATGTTAAGTATTTCGGTCTCGCCGACAACACCAACTGTAGCTTCTTGTCCCATATAGGTAAGGGTAGGATAAGCCACTACTCCATAATATCCATTTCTAGCACTAGCATATTCATTTTCATAAGGGTCGCTGGCATGATAAGCAATGATATTGACTGGAGCACCACTTTCATATATTTCATCAATGGTTGGTGATAAGGAACCACAAGGTCCACACCATGTTCCTGTAGATTCCTCAATAATTACTTTGTCAACGGAGACATTATTAAGCTCATATAGGCTAATGTTTTGCTCATGAGAGCCTTCTGTGATTTCCAAATCGCCAAAACCTTCGTAATATCCAGTATAGTTAGCTGTATATTCATAGGTGCCACTTGCTATGTTTTCAAAGTTCACCATTCCACTTGCATTGGTAGAGGCTTCTTGTCCCGCAAATTCTACCATCACATTTTCCATAGGTGTATTGTCAGTCATTTTTACCACTGTAAAACTGGCAGAATTACTAGCAGTGCTGAGCTCAAAGTTGATTTCTAATTCATCTCCATCATTTATCACAATATCATTTTCAACTGCAACAGCAAAAGAAGAACTGGTAGCTGTAATTTTATATGTTCCAGGTAAAACCATTCCATAAGAATATAAGCCATCAGTTTCAGTGAACTTGATAATGTAAGAACCATCACTACCATCCGTTGCTTCTAATTTCATTTCTACATCGGACACAGGATTTCCATTTGAGGCATCACTTACTAAGCCAGAAATGCTACCATGTGAAGGTAAAGACCATGGAAAAGACATCACCGTTACTTCATCGTTATAAGTAAATTGTTCTAGCTCTATGGCAGCACCTGTTTCTAAATCATAAGTAAATAAACCACCATAAATACCCGGGCTCACCCAAAAAGCAGCATGATACATCATATCATTGGTTTTATCATAAGTACAACCTTGAAGATAATCGAAATTATATCCAGATTCTCCAATAGCAGTGGCTGTTCCTGTTATAGGGTCGATGGAATATAGTTTATCATCATTGGTATCTATTCCCCAAAGGTTTCCTCTAAAATCGGCTCCTATACCTACCATATTTCCTGAATTACCCATAGGCCCAATAAGCTCTAAAGTGTAAGTGTCCATATCTACGGTATAAAGTTCACCCCCAGAACAAACATAATGTGTTTCATAGGCAGGAGAATAAGTGAAACCCGATGCAGTGATTGACCAAGTAGTTAATAAAGTATGCTCTGATGTTAATGTATCAATCTGGTAAAATCCACCAGAGTATTCTGTTGCATACCAATTTCCATCTTGTGCAAAATCACCACCTAAGAAATACAAGTCACTGGGTTTTGGGCCAATGTTTTCAAAACCTATAGGGTCTACATTCATTTTTGCCCAACCGGTAGTTCCACCACCTCCTCCTCCAGTAACCATACAATAGGCATGATCGCCATTGGCTAAAACAAGTTTTTCATTATTGATAGGATTTAGGTCTGTTCCCTGAAAAACCTTTTGAGCATTGAGCTGTGTCATTGCTGCAATAAATAAAATAAAAAGTAAACTAAGCTTTCTCATGTTTTTGTTTTTTTGAAATTATTTCTTTTTGTTTTTTGTCTAGTGTATCCATAAGCTTTTTCAAGGCTTTGTTTTGGTCCTCAAGTTTGCTTATTGTTTCTTCTTCGTATTCTTTATCTTTTTTCATTTTGAAAAAATCGTTAATGCTTAAAATGCGCTTAAATCCTATTGAAATTAATTAGGGACAAAACTATAAGAGCTGGAAGAATTTGAAGAATTTTATTGGGCTATAAAAACAATACAAAAGAAATTTAGGGGTGCATTTCTAGTGCACAACTATTGCTAAGGTGTAGGATATCAATGAGATAGTTTCGGGCTTAAATTTCGTTTAAAAAAGAAGAAAGGCTCTGCTGACTATTGGTAATATCGAATTTCTTTCTCAAACGAGTACGAGCAACATTTAAAGCTCTGGTACTTTGGCCAGTGATAGAAGAAATATCTTTAGAGCTCATGTCTAAATATAAAAAGGCGCACAAGCGTTTTTCGTTGGTGGTTAGTTCTGGAAATGACACACTCAACTTGCTAAAGAATTCCTGATGAACACTTTCGAATCTTACTTCAAATTCTTTCCAAAGTTGATCGTTTTGTTTGAAGCTTAAATCACTGATGATTTCTTTAATATCCCCTTGGTTTTCCTTTTTCATTTTAGGTTGAAGGGAGTGTAGTTTCTGAACAATTTCTTTCTCCAGCTCATTTCTTTGTATCAGAGCCATTATTCTTGTGGTGAGTTCCTTGTTTCTGGTTTCTAATCTTTCAGTGAGTAGATTATTTTGAAGTTTGAAATTCATATTTCTAGTCCTAGATTGAGAATAGAGGAGGCCAATGATGATAATGATGGCTATCAGAATAATAATGATGATTAGGGTTCTTGTGAAGTTTTGCTGCCTTTTTAACTTTTGTTCCTCTATTACCTTATCCATATCACTGGAAAGTTTAATGGCATCTATCTTCTTTTTATAGTCTAGATTAAAAATGGAATCTGATAATTGAGCATATTTTTTTTGATAGAGGTATGCGTTTTCAAAATCCTTCTCTTTAAAACTAATCGAACTCATGAGATTAAGGGTCTGCGTATATTGTGCTTGAAACCCTTTTTGTTTTGTCACGGTTTCTACTTGTTCTAATAGTATTTTAGCCTTTGTTAAAGAATCTTTGTAAAAGAGCATATGAGCATATGTCTGACAGGAATTAATATAGATTCTATCGGAGATTGGTTTGGAGATTGAAATGGCTTTTTTGATAGTTTGTACGGCTCTATCATAGTCATTGCTTGATGTATATACTTGAGCCAAATTGTTTAAAATTTCAGCTCGCATGTCATTTTGCTTGGTTTTATCTATAAATACTAAGGCGTTTTCTATGTATTGAACGGCTTTTTTACTAAGCATCTGAGTGGAATCTAAACCCAATTCCTTATTTTCAGCTTGAGCTGCATAAACCACACCCATATTGGTTAGTGATTTAGCTATGGTAGAATTACGCGATTGAAATTGAGCCAATTCTAAACATTTATTATAATATTCGTAGGCCATTTCATAGTCTTGCCAATTGAAATAAATATTGCCTTGCATATTTAGAATATTCAATTGGCTAGTGGTATCTTTCAAAACCAAATAATAGTTCAATGAAGTCTCGAAATTTTCAAAAGATTTGTGAAAAGAGGAGAGGTGATAATAATTGGTTCCAAAAAGCATGTAAATCTGAGCTTGTGATGTTTTGTCTTTTAGCTCTTTAGCTAAATTCAAGGATAGATTACCTGTTTGTAATGCATCTTTAAAAAGCTCTTGTTTGTTCTGTAGTTCGAAAAGTCTGATGAGACATTGCAGTTCAATCTCTTTGTCGTTTAATGTTCTGGCTATTTCCAGCGCTTGCTCACAATCTTTAATATCTGAATCTGTGACTTGTAGAGCTATCTTTTGATCAAGTTGAGCCAAGTTGATAATTTCTTTTTGAAACCCTGATTTTGCTGATGAATCTAGGGAAGGGTCGGATGGTGTACAAGCTGAAAAAAGCAAGACCACTAATAAAAGATAATAAACTGTGATGGACCCCAAACGCATGATTCTAATTTATTTTTTGGTAAAAGTAAAGAATTATCGTTTCATTAGAGAATGCAAAAATGAATTATTTAGGATGATTAGAAACGGATAAGGGACTATATTTCTTTTTTCTTCCAACGACCAGAGACTAAATAGACATAAGAAAATAGACCCAAAAAAGTCATATAGACATATTCACTAGTCCAAGCAATATGAACAGGAAACTGTTTGATTTGTGTGGCCCAATACACATAGCTGATATAAATGGCTAAGGTGATGATTTCGATAAGCAATCCAGTTTTGGTATTGGCAGTTCCACTCACCCCACTAAAAGCTATAAAACCAATAGCAAATAATACTACAGCACCCGATATGGTATAAATCGAAGGAATGGTTTGTTGAATAAGCTCCTCCGAATTGGTGTAAATGCTCACCATGGTTTCTGGTAATAAAAGCATGGAGGCAATAATAGGAATGGCAATAAGGACTCCAATAAAGACTAATTTGTTTACGATTTTTAATACATCTTCTTTATGTCCTGCTCCTATGGCATTGCTCACTAAAGTGTTGGCAGCAGTACTCAAAGCCATCACGGGAATCATCAAAACTGTATATACGCTCCTAACTATATTAGAAATGGCCAATGACCTTTCTCCCATTTGCTCAATAAAGGCAAAGAAGGTGAACCATGTGAGGATAGAAATAAAATATTGAGCCATAACATATATGGAAAGCTCTAGTGTTTTGCCTATCAATTTAAAATCGATTTTTGAAAACTGAAAGATGGGATATTGATTTCTATCAAGCTTCATTAAAGTATAAATAATGAAGAAAATGAGGGCTGATAATTCCGCAAATACGCTGGCCATAGCTGCACCCCCAATTCCCATGGCTGGCATTCCAAAATGACCAAAAATGAAGATATAATCTAAAATCACATTGGTGATGGCCATGACTATGGCGGAATATCCCAAAGCTTTAGTTTGAGTGATTCCTACTAAAAGTGCTCTGAATCCTAAGTTTCCAAAGGCAAATAAAACACCAAAAACACGAGTTTGAAGGTAGATTTCGCTAGCACCCAAAATGTTTTTTGAGGAGACTATCAAAGCTAGCATGGGAGTCCCAAAGAAATAGATGATGGAGAAAACTACTAAGGCGAGTCCGGCGAGAAAGTAATTAGATTGGTCGAAGATTTTTCCAACTTGCTTATAATCCCTTTCGCCATTTCGGCGGGCAATCATAATTTGAGTTCCGGTACTAAAACCATAACCCAGCATAAAAATGGCAATATAAAAAATCCCAGCCAAGGCGCTTGCGCCCAATTCTACTTCTCCCACACGACCCAAAAAAGCAGTGTCTGTTACATTAATTACATTCTGAGCAATTAAGGTGAGAACAATAGGATAGCTGATTTGCCAAATCTTTTTATAAGAAGGTACGCCGGATTTCATGGGGCAAATATACAGGATAAAGAATTGTTAAGTTTAAACAAATACACTTAGATTTTAAAGGTCTAAATATTTCTTAGTCATCAGCGATTTTTCTGATTTGAGCTCTATGAATTGCAGGATATAAACTCCAGAATTTATTTGGGAAGGAAGACTAAATTGACTCATTCCCGAATTTAGATGTTTTGAAAAAACCTCTTTACCCAAAACATCGAACACTTTAAATTCCAATGGCTTCTCCAAGCTCGAAAAACGAATAAGATTTTTCTCTATTTGGAAGTCGAATTCTAATCTATTGGCCTCAGCAATAGCGTTAGCCTCCTCTAAAATGGCTACATCCATAATAACTGGAAGGTGATCGGACATATAGTATAATGCATTAATGATGCTATCTGGTGCAGTTGAATTACTGGGAACTCTAATGGATTGATTAAATCTTTGACCATCTTGTCCAAAGGCATGATAACTGTCACTGACGTATCTAACTCTTTCGGCACCACTCAAGATATCTGTACTCACAAATATCATATCAAACCTATCGTCCATTCCGCCTGTTGCTCCTCCACCAAATTGGCTAGAACGTGTGCTTTGAGTATGAATGTTGGCATAGGAAGAATTATTATGCCAGTTGGCAGGAGAGAATATGGGGTCGTAGAGCGTAATGTCCTGACCAGTAGTAATTTCTGTATAGGCTTTTTCACTACTTTTATAGATGTTTAAATCTCCTCCAAAAATCACATTACTGACTTTATGTTTAGTATTCAAATGAGTTTTAAAAGCCATGGCTTCGGCATAACGTAGGTTTTCTTCTTCACTACCATCACTGGCTTTTAAATGTGCTGAATACAGAGATAAGAAAACTGTATCGTTAATGATTGGTAAAGTATAAACAACATATTCATTGATCAATCTCAATTCTGTTTCTATCTCAAATTGGCTGTATAGAGCTAGTTTGTTGGCATTATAGAACAGCATATTGTCTGAGTCTGGGCCATCAGTAAATTCAGCTCTTTGGAAAGTTTCAGAAACACCTATATTTAAAGAGTTATTCAAAATCAATTCAGCGCCCTCCTCTGAGCTTAATTCGTTAACTACTAATAAATCGGGCATAATATATTGCACCGTTTTTCTCAAGGTATCCGCTCTTCCAGGAGTTGTTCCAGGAAAATTGAGGAGGTTATAATACATGATTTTTAAAGTGTCCTGGCTCATAGCGGTCAATGACAGCAAGCTGATTAAAGCAATGAAGAAAATACGCATAATGTTGGTTAATCTGGTTTGAGGCAAATGTAGTATTTTTTCAGAAACAGAAGCTATGGGCTGTTTAATAAGATGTTAAGATTCTATGAGTTTAAGGTCTGTATCTCATTTTGATGTGCTGTAGTATCATTGTGTAACTGAAAAGACTACTCAATCTCCCAAT from Lentimicrobium sp. L6 includes:
- a CDS encoding VOC family protein produces the protein MSKRINGIQQLGVGVLNVQEGFRWYREKFGMDIKMFEEAAIAELMLPHTQNKTRERHAILALNMQGGGGFEIWQHTGKKPSPQTFEIQLGDLGICVGKLKSSNLGETYQKYKEQNIKLITDISKSPTGARHFYIKDDYNNLWEIVEDSHLFQKDGKVNGGIFGVVIGTKNIDDSLNVYRDILNYTEVIFDGNGLFEDWQGVPGSKNSSRRIILAHPQNRNGSFSPLLGPSQIELVEVKDREPKGVFDGRIWGDPGFIHLCFDINGMDELREEVKQKGFPFTVDSAKAMDSFDMGEAAGNFSYIQAPEGTLIEFVETHKIPLIKKIGWYLNLKKRGEKPLPNYMFKAFKFMRVKS
- a CDS encoding carboxypeptidase regulatory-like domain-containing protein; the protein is MRKLSLLFILFIAAMTQLNAQKVFQGTDLNPINNEKLVLANGDHAYCMVTGGGGGGTTGWAKMNVDPIGFENIGPKPSDLYFLGGDFAQDGNWYATEYSGGFYQIDTLTSEHTLLTTWSITASGFTYSPAYETHYVCSGGELYTVDMDTYTLELIGPMGNSGNMVGIGADFRGNLWGIDTNDDKLYSIDPITGTATAIGESGYNFDYLQGCTYDKTNDMMYHAAFWVSPGIYGGLFTYDLETGAAIELEQFTYNDEVTVMSFPWSLPSHGSISGLVSDASNGNPVSDVEMKLEATDGSDGSYIIKFTETDGLYSYGMVLPGTYKITATSSSFAVAVENDIVINDGDELEINFELSTASNSASFTVVKMTDNTPMENVMVEFAGQEASTNASGMVNFENIASGTYEYTANYTGYYEGFGDLEITEGSHEQNISLYELNNVSVDKVIIEESTGTWCGPCGSLSPTIDEIYESGAPVNIIAYHASDPYENEYASARNGYYGVVAYPTLTYMGQEATVGVVGETEILNIINSYSSQETPVEISLNNLQVDMMANTVNGSANIKNFGPVNSDHMRLHLVLVENHIPEEWQGNPELNFVERTMFPDENGTELDFTAVGENEYEFYLTLDDILDFEHCTIIAFVQDNLTKKIYNGTSIDCSLITGINDVESNSILLLPNPATDVVSIKSDEAINSIKVYNNTGQLMIRKSDCNTMTTPLKINELTDGVYFIKIATDNKEYTEKLIKR
- a CDS encoding T9SS type A sorting domain-containing protein — its product is MLPQRIPYHLSLSIILGLTLISNILLAQRTELDYFEATENQDEVLLKWAISKGSTCNGITITHSSDSLYFSPIGRIEGVCGDADTPQPYSFVDLNPLKNQKNYYKLELGTSSFSEVISITLVNKNEEGYQIRPQPIHSEANIYFDNPDFNTAQLHIYNFNGQLIYQSQSRENYFEINSAPWSSGLLFFSILLDDKEIKGKLLIAH
- a CDS encoding SDR family NAD(P)-dependent oxidoreductase, with the protein product MDFKNKTIWITGASSGMGKATAIALSNRGLKIIISDRDLKGLKETAQEIENNGSKVRMLSLDMSDQEQILQSAQQIISEGEVIHGLYQFAGISQRSLTVETPIENDRKIMEVNFFGVITLAKAILPHMIKNGGGQMAVASSLVGKFGFPYRSAYSASKHALHGFFESILAENYDKGIRISMIMGGRIQTNISKFALNKEGKEHGKMDDGQANGISPEKAAKQIIKGIRKEKYEIPVGGKELNMLKIKRFLPGLAFKLARSIKPM
- a CDS encoding MATE family efflux transporter — translated: MKSGVPSYKKIWQISYPIVLTLIAQNVINVTDTAFLGRVGEVELGASALAGIFYIAIFMLGYGFSTGTQIMIARRNGERDYKQVGKIFDQSNYFLAGLALVVFSIIYFFGTPMLALIVSSKNILGASEIYLQTRVFGVLFAFGNLGFRALLVGITQTKALGYSAIVMAITNVILDYIFIFGHFGMPAMGIGGAAMASVFAELSALIFFIIYTLMKLDRNQYPIFQFSKIDFKLIGKTLELSIYVMAQYFISILTWFTFFAFIEQMGERSLAISNIVRSVYTVLMIPVMALSTAANTLVSNAIGAGHKEDVLKIVNKLVFIGVLIAIPIIASMLLLPETMVSIYTNSEELIQQTIPSIYTISGAVVLFAIGFIAFSGVSGTANTKTGLLIEIITLAIYISYVYWATQIKQFPVHIAWTSEYVYMTFLGLFSYVYLVSGRWKKKEI
- a CDS encoding tetratricopeptide repeat protein translates to MRLGSITVYYLLLVVLLFSACTPSDPSLDSSAKSGFQKEIINLAQLDQKIALQVTDSDIKDCEQALEIARTLNDKEIELQCLIRLFELQNKQELFKDALQTGNLSLNLAKELKDKTSQAQIYMLFGTNYYHLSSFHKSFENFETSLNYYLVLKDTTSQLNILNMQGNIYFNWQDYEMAYEYYNKCLELAQFQSRNSTIAKSLTNMGVVYAAQAENKELGLDSTQMLSKKAVQYIENALVFIDKTKQNDMRAEILNNLAQVYTSSNDYDRAVQTIKKAISISKPISDRIYINSCQTYAHMLFYKDSLTKAKILLEQVETVTKQKGFQAQYTQTLNLMSSISFKEKDFENAYLYQKKYAQLSDSIFNLDYKKKIDAIKLSSDMDKVIEEQKLKRQQNFTRTLIIIIILIAIIIIIGLLYSQSRTRNMNFKLQNNLLTERLETRNKELTTRIMALIQRNELEKEIVQKLHSLQPKMKKENQGDIKEIISDLSFKQNDQLWKEFEVRFESVHQEFFSKLSVSFPELTTNEKRLCAFLYLDMSSKDISSITGQSTRALNVARTRLRKKFDITNSQQSLSSFLNEI
- a CDS encoding endonuclease/exonuclease/phosphatase family protein, with product MPQTRLTNIMRIFFIALISLLSLTAMSQDTLKIMYYNLLNFPGTTPGRADTLRKTVQYIMPDLLVVNELSSEEGAELILNNSLNIGVSETFQRAEFTDGPDSDNMLFYNANKLALYSQFEIETELRLINEYVVYTLPIINDTVFLSLYSAHLKASDGSEEENLRYAEAMAFKTHLNTKHKVSNVIFGGDLNIYKSSEKAYTEITTGQDITLYDPIFSPANWHNNSSYANIHTQSTRSSQFGGGATGGMDDRFDMIFVSTDILSGAERVRYVSDSYHAFGQDGQRFNQSIRVPSNSTAPDSIINALYYMSDHLPVIMDVAILEEANAIAEANRLEFDFQIEKNLIRFSSLEKPLEFKVFDVLGKEVFSKHLNSGMSQFSLPSQINSGVYILQFIELKSEKSLMTKKYLDL